The window GGTTTTCCGGAGTTGACTTGAAGAGAAAACTGAGCAGAATCGCATTCAGGCAAACTGACTTTCCTGCTCCGGTGGTACCGGCTATGAGCAAATGAGGCATCATTGCAAGATTGGACAGTACGGTCGCTCCTCTGATGTCCTTGCCGAGAATAATCGTCAGCGGATGATCTGAATTCTTGTATTCGTCAGATTCCAGACTATCGATAAGGCGTACCAATTCCCGTGTTTTGTTCGGCACTTCAATACCGACGTGAGAACTTCCAGGAATGTTTTCGACAACCCTCACACTCTGTACGGTCAAGACTCTCGCGAGGTCAGCGGACAATCCGACAATCTGACTTGCTTTTGTACCCGCTGCGGGCTCGATTTCAAACTGTGTGATCACGGGTCCAGGGTATGCTTTACGCACTTCTACAACCACATTGAAGTCATTCAGCATGGACTCTATCCTGCGGCCCATTTCGATGATCTCCTGCTCCGAATATGCGTTGCTGTATTTGTTTGACGGGTCCAGTAAGGCGGTTGTCGGAAAAACCGGCTTTGAGGTTTCAGTATCCTCGGGCTGCACTGGGGTGGGCGTACTCGCCGCAGGTCGCTGACTTTCTGTGTTCTGACTTGTCAGTGTTGGAGTTTGAACACTGGACGTGTTCCCCCTTCGATTGCCATCAATTGGCACGATCTTCGGTTCCACCCGTGTTGATGTTCGGGCTGCCGCGGTGCCAGGCCTGGCCCGTGGTTTTGCCTTTAATCCGCGATCATCATCACCTGGCGTTTCAGATACGGTTTTTTGGGGATGCTGTTTCCTTGGCTTGGCAGCTTTCTCTTTAGAAACTTCTGTTGCTGCATCCGCCGGCAATGACGACTTTTTTCGAAACGGCGCCAGAAATAGAAATCTACATGTTGCCAGAAAACCATGTCCAGTTGCATTCAGGATGTGATTCCAGGGGATGATGCCAATTGCAGCCGTGCCCAATACGAAAAGCCCAATGAACAATAAGGAGACCAATCTTCTGTCCGGACCGATGAGACCTGTTGCACTGCGTGTTGCCTCAAACCCAAGAATTCCTCCCGAAAAATAATTCGGAGTGGTAGCAGGAAAGTACAGATGTTCGAGTCCGCAACCTCCAATCATGGCAAGGATTATGCCGACGAAAAACAGGATTGAGACCAGAATCGGACTATTGCTTGTTTTTGTCCATCGTCTTGTGTAGTTCCAACCGAATTGTGCGATACAAAGTGGTATGAACGCTGAGAAGAAACCAAACGTAAAAATGCCCAGATCGGCAATATGGGCACCGACGGTGCCGCCGATATTGATCGGGCTTGCATTGCTGGGAAGAACATTGCTGTTATTCCATCCCGGATCATCAGATGAATAAGTGAAAAAAACCGCGAAAAGGACGATTGCGAGCGCCCATACCAGACAAAGTATGAGAATCTCGGTTCCGTGTTTGGCTACGGATTGTCTGCTTTTTGCAAGCACAGTAAATATTGGGTCGGTTTTGAGCGAAAAAGAATGGACGGAAATTCTTGTCTGTTCGACCAGGGTCTTGCCCGAAGTCGTAAGGTAGATGATTCAATTATATTCAGTTTGTACAACATGAATATCTCGGAATGCAGCCGAGTCTTTGTCTCAGATTCCTATCCAGTCCCTAAAATTAAGGCAGAGCCAGGGGCGAGAATAGACGGATGAGTGTCGCCGAATTTGGTGAACCCTTATGTTTCGACCGACTTGCCTTGTCCGGGTTTGTTCTATAATTTACCGAAGGAGAAACCAGACTCGCCCACCCCGCCTGAATGGAATTCGGGTTCGAATCCTGAATCGAAATCACATGGATTTGCTAAACGAATTACGCCGTAATCATTAATTCACCAATGACAAAAGAAAACTCAACCAAGCACTGTAAACTCTTAATTCTAGGCTCCGGACCCGCAGGATATACGGCTGCGGTCTACGCAGCGCGATCGAATCTGTCGCCGGTTCTTATAACCGGTATCGAGAAAGGCGGTCAGTTGTCAAAGACGACAGATGTCGACAATTGGCCAGGGGACGACAATGGCGTGCAGGGTCCCGATCTGATGGAACGCATGTTCAATCATGCCGAACGATTTGACACGGACATCATCAACGATCACATCAATTCAGCTGACCTGAGTAATCGTCCCTATCGACTCACAGGAGATCAGGGCAGCTATACATGTGATGCCCTGATTATTTCTACTGGGGCCTCAGCCCGATATCTTGGACTGGAATCCGAGTCCAGGTTCATGGGCAGAGGCGTGTCAGCCTGTGCGACATGCGATGGTTTCTTTTACAGAAATCAAAATGTTGCAGTGGTTGGCGGTGGCAATACTGCAGTGGAGGAAGCACTGTATCTGTCAAACATCGCATCTTCGGTGATTTTGATCCATCGGCGTGACAAACTTCGGGCTGAGGCGATTCTCGCCGACAGACTGTTAAGTCGTTCGACCGAAAATGGAGGGAACATCAAAGTACTATGGGACCACGTCGTTGCTGAAATGCTCGGTGATGAGTCAGGCCTCACGGGATTGAGAGTCGAACATGTGCAAACCGGTGATCAGCGCACAATAGATGTTCATGGCGTATTCATTGCAATCGGTCACGATCCGAACACCGAGTTATTTGCCGGTCAGCTTGAGATGAAGGACGGCTATATTGTCACCGCCGGCGGACAGGATGGCGGTGCGACAACGACCAATGTTCCAGGTATTTTTGCGGCCGGCGATGTCAGTGACCATGTATACAGGCAGGCGGTCACCTCGGCTGGAACCGGGTGCATGGCCGCCCTGGATGCCCAGAAGTACCTGGAGTCATAACCGTACACCGGTCGGTCAGTTCAGTGAAAACCAAAATTGACAGTTTCCGGGATGCGATGGACTCTATTGAAGTGGATCCGATCAAAACAAGTGGAAAAGTTGAACACGCCAAAGTCAAGGTCCCGCCAGACAACAAAAATACCCTTGAAGACGAGACCAGGGTTTTGGAGGAGTCCATGTCTGAGAACCCTGATTATTCCAGCATCCAGAGGGAGCCTGATGAGGAACTCTGTAAGGATGGCTTGTCACGGCGGGATTACGTCCGATTGAAACAAGGCAAGTTCGCGCGCCAAAATGAAACCTTCATCCGGGGCTACACAGTCGCCAAAGCAAACGGGATTGTGGAAAAATTTCTTCAGGATTCAATCAATTCAGGATATCGCTGTGTAAAGATCGTTCACGGCAAGGGGCTCAATTCGCCAGACGGAGTCTCCAAGTTAAAGTTGCGCACACAGCGCTTACTGACACTCAACAAATTTGTTCTTGCCTACTGCAACGCACTTCCTGCAGATGGCGGTTCCGGCGCTAAATATGTTTTACTGAAAAAAAGGAGATAACCAATTCGCCGAACCCGGCTGAGAGAGATACATTGCAGCGAACAATATGAACTCAGTCGGTTGCACTGAGCAGCGCTACCACCGCCCACGCCGCAAGTCCTTCCTTACGACCGATAAATCCGAGATTCTCTGTCGTTGTTGCCTTGATGTTGACGCGATCTGAACCAATCTCAAGATCGGCTGCGATATTGATTCTCATTTGCTCGACATACGGACGGATTCTTGGCTCCTGCGTCACAATCGTCACGTCGATATTCCCTATTGAAAAATCATGTTCCCTGATCAATCGATAGACTGAAGTGAGAAAGACCCGGCTATCCTGGTCTTTGTGTTCAGGGTCAGTATCCGGAAACTGACCGCCAATATCACCCAGGCCCGCTCCTCCGAGCATTGCATCGACAATTGCATGTAAAACGGCATCCGCATCGGAGTGACCCGCCAATCCTGCTTCGTGAGGAATTGACACGCCGCCCAGTATGAGCGGCCGTCCGGCGGCAAATTCATGCACGTCAAATCCGAATCCTATTCTCGTGTACACGGTGGCGCTCCAATGGGCAACAGTTACTGGCGATCAATCAATTCAAAGTCCAGCATTGCCTGTGCCAGTCTCATGTCTTCGGGGGTGGTGATCTTGATGTTGGCCGCGCGGCCCGGAACCAGGCGCGGATGATGTCCCATCCTTTCCATTGCCTGCGCTTCATCCGTTACTTCCACACCGGTTTTGATTGAATCTTCCAGCGCATTTCCCAATGCACCCAACCTGAACATCTGGGGGGTCTGCGCCCGGAAAAGCTCACCACGCGGCATTGTCTTGTCAATTCTGCCGGAAGACTCGACTTTTATCGTGTCAAATATAGGTTGACTCAGTATTCCACCGTTGTCGTCATCGCCGACCTGCTGAATCAGGTCTGTTATCTCTGCCGATGACAGGAACGGCCGATTGCAGTCATGGACCAGTACCCAATCGTCAACTGAACAACCCTGTCCAAGCATATGGCGGATTCCATTCAGCACTGTTTCACTCCTTGAACTGCCGCCTGGGTAGATGCCCAAAACTTTCTCATGAATTGACGCGACCCAGTCGCTGTACTGATTATCCGCAGAAAGCCCAATGTAAACCCCTTGCAAGGCCTGATGTCCGGCAACTGTCCGAACTGTCCATTCAATGAGTTTGCAGTCGCCCAGCTGCATGAATTGTTTCGGCGTTTCACAATTCATTCTCATGCCGGTTCCAGCGGCTGGTATCACACCCCAATATTTAGTCAAACTGTTGCGACTCCATGCCGTGTCTGATGTGTACGTTGTCAGGCAATCTCTTGAACCTTGGAATTCTAGCGGCTCGAATCCAAATTCCGCGAATTGGAACTCCCGCTGCCAACCTCCTGCTGCAACCTATTTTATTTCAACAGACGATTACTGATTGCGAGGATATATCGTTCGCAATAAAATGAGTCCGATAGCAACGCAGCTGGGTTGTCGTCTCTCAAAAGTTAGCGGATTCGCCAGGATGCCCGACACCGCACCAGAAACGACAATGCTTGAGCGACGTTCAAATAAAATATCATTTTGCTACTGCGGGATATATGCATTGCCCTCAATTGATCCTTGGTTTATGAGTTCAAGTTTGGCTTTTGGCTGTCCATGATCATCCTGAAAGATAAATTCAGTCAAACCGGCATCCTGCTCAGCTGAAAGTTAACCTGCCTTTTGCTCACGCGTAATATTTCGAGAATATCGCTCGCTCAGTCCATGGTCGAAAATCCGACTCATTCACCATTTGATGCACGGATCGAACCGAAGCTCAAATCATTTGAGACCTGGAAAGGATTGCATGGAAGTGCAGTTGCGCTCGCAATCGCGACATTTGCGAGCAAGCACGATGGTCCCACGGTGGTACTTGCGGCCAACAGCCGGGAAGCGGATCTTCTAACGGAAGCGCTGACATTCTATGGTTCAGAGGAAAAAGCCGTATCAGTCCACCTTTTTCCCAGCTGGGAGTGTCTGCCCTACGACACTTTCAGTCCACATCCGGACATCTTGTCGGAACGGATCGGACTGCTTTCTCAACTTCCCTTCATCAATCAGGGAATTGTGGTGGTGTCGGCTGATAATGTCTTGCAAAAACTGCCCCCGGTCGACTACATCACCTTGAATTCGATGGTCTTGGAAATCGGGCAGTCAATCGACACGGAAAAATTTCGTCAGCACCTGATCCAATGCTCATACCATAGCGTGGAACAGGTTCAATCTCCGGGAGAGTTCGTCTATCGCGGAGGAATCATCGATGTATTCCCCATGGGTTCGGATGAGCCCGTTAGAATTGAGCTGTTCGACACGGAAATCGAGACGCTCCGATTCTTTTCCGTCGACGACCAGCTGTCTTTACGGAAAGTCGATCGCGTCAGGATTCGTCCAGGAAACGAGATCCCAATGGATCAGAAGTCAATTCAACGGTTTCGTCAGAACTTCCGACAATTGTTTGACGCTGATCCAAGAGAAAATGAGGTCTACGGTCTGATTGACTCACAGAATGTTCCGAATGGCGCTGAATTCTATCTGCCACTGTTTTTTGAAAGCACGTCGCTGATCTTGGATTACATTCCACAGTCCGCGATATGTTTCATCACCGAGGACTTCATGATCTCGGTGGAGAAATTTTGGAAGTTTGCGCAGGAACGATTCAACCTGGCACTTGACAATGCTGCCTTTCTTCCAGTTCCAGCACC is drawn from Acidiferrobacterales bacterium and contains these coding sequences:
- the ispD gene encoding 2-C-methyl-D-erythritol 4-phosphate cytidylyltransferase, yielding MTKYWGVIPAAGTGMRMNCETPKQFMQLGDCKLIEWTVRTVAGHQALQGVYIGLSADNQYSDWVASIHEKVLGIYPGGSSRSETVLNGIRHMLGQGCSVDDWVLVHDCNRPFLSSAEITDLIQQVGDDDNGGILSQPIFDTIKVESSGRIDKTMPRGELFRAQTPQMFRLGALGNALEDSIKTGVEVTDEAQAMERMGHHPRLVPGRAANIKITTPEDMRLAQAMLDFELIDRQ
- a CDS encoding DNA translocase FtsK 4TM domain-containing protein; its protein translation is MLAKSRQSVAKHGTEILILCLVWALAIVLFAVFFTYSSDDPGWNNSNVLPSNASPINIGGTVGAHIADLGIFTFGFFSAFIPLCIAQFGWNYTRRWTKTSNSPILVSILFFVGIILAMIGGCGLEHLYFPATTPNYFSGGILGFEATRSATGLIGPDRRLVSLLFIGLFVLGTAAIGIIPWNHILNATGHGFLATCRFLFLAPFRKKSSLPADAATEVSKEKAAKPRKQHPQKTVSETPGDDDRGLKAKPRARPGTAAARTSTRVEPKIVPIDGNRRGNTSSVQTPTLTSQNTESQRPAASTPTPVQPEDTETSKPVFPTTALLDPSNKYSNAYSEQEIIEMGRRIESMLNDFNVVVEVRKAYPGPVITQFEIEPAAGTKASQIVGLSADLARVLTVQSVRVVENIPGSSHVGIEVPNKTRELVRLIDSLESDEYKNSDHPLTIILGKDIRGATVLSNLAMMPHLLIAGTTGAGKSVCLNAILLSFLFKSTPENLRLLMIDPKMLEFSIYEDIPHLLAPVITDMNKTEKALRWCIAEMERRFQLMAAMEVRNLENLNETIRKSNKPIPDPLDSDPQTAPTLKPLPYIVFVIDELSDLIMVMGKKAEELIIRIAQRARAAGIHMIVATQRPSTDVIRGVLKANIPTRIGFKVASNADSRTILDQAGAENLLGAGDMLFLPPGSASMMRVHGAFVSDDEVKRVVDTVKYAQKTNYDEQVTAAINDTESMDDFSGSSAAHGEDDELYDKAVDFVIRSRRPTISSVQRHLRIGYNRAARMIETMEGAGVVGPVQAGGKREVLVPPPND
- the trxB gene encoding thioredoxin-disulfide reductase; this encodes MTKENSTKHCKLLILGSGPAGYTAAVYAARSNLSPVLITGIEKGGQLSKTTDVDNWPGDDNGVQGPDLMERMFNHAERFDTDIINDHINSADLSNRPYRLTGDQGSYTCDALIISTGASARYLGLESESRFMGRGVSACATCDGFFYRNQNVAVVGGGNTAVEEALYLSNIASSVILIHRRDKLRAEAILADRLLSRSTENGGNIKVLWDHVVAEMLGDESGLTGLRVEHVQTGDQRTIDVHGVFIAIGHDPNTELFAGQLEMKDGYIVTAGGQDGGATTTNVPGIFAAGDVSDHVYRQAVTSAGTGCMAALDAQKYLES
- a CDS encoding Smr/MutS family protein, whose translation is MKTKIDSFRDAMDSIEVDPIKTSGKVEHAKVKVPPDNKNTLEDETRVLEESMSENPDYSSIQREPDEELCKDGLSRRDYVRLKQGKFARQNETFIRGYTVAKANGIVEKFLQDSINSGYRCVKIVHGKGLNSPDGVSKLKLRTQRLLTLNKFVLAYCNALPADGGSGAKYVLLKKRR
- the ispF gene encoding 2-C-methyl-D-erythritol 2,4-cyclodiphosphate synthase yields the protein MYTRIGFGFDVHEFAAGRPLILGGVSIPHEAGLAGHSDADAVLHAIVDAMLGGAGLGDIGGQFPDTDPEHKDQDSRVFLTSVYRLIREHDFSIGNIDVTIVTQEPRIRPYVEQMRINIAADLEIGSDRVNIKATTTENLGFIGRKEGLAAWAVVALLSATD